One segment of Pseudomonas asgharzadehiana DNA contains the following:
- a CDS encoding molecular chaperone HscC, which produces MIVGIDLGTTNSLAAVWRGDAAELVPNALGHLLTPSVVGLDDQGRVLVGQAAKERLHTHPHLTTSLFKRYMGSATEVRLGDRSFRPEELSALVLKSLKEDIERTYGHTVTEAVISVPAYFSDGQRKATRIAGELAGLNVEKLINEPTAAALAYGLHQRDKETSFLVFDLGGGTFDVSIIELFDGVMEVRASAGDNFLGGEDFDTLLLEHFVDSQRNAADFPPTSSVLHALRREAERVRKALGQDDSAEFALRVDGQQWVKTITQQELAKLYTPLLERLRAPIERALRDARIRVGDLDEILLVGGTTRMPLVRKLAAGLFGRFPSISLDPDQVVAHGAAIQAALKARSAALEEVVLTDVCPYTLGIETSNQYGGHIESGHYLPLIERNSSVPVSRVKSVVTLYDDQTRVLLKIYQGESRLVKDNIELGQLDISVPKRKAGEVSLDVRFTYDNNGLLEAQVNIPLTGEQHSLVIENNPGVLSPQEIQQRLQALAQLKVHPRDQQVNTVLTARLERLYQENLGELREQLGHWAAQFQQVLDTQDERRIREARSELTRQLEQLDNGFWR; this is translated from the coding sequence ATGATCGTAGGAATCGACCTGGGGACCACCAACAGTCTCGCCGCTGTCTGGCGGGGTGACGCCGCCGAATTGGTGCCTAACGCCCTTGGCCATCTGCTCACGCCAAGCGTGGTCGGGCTGGATGATCAAGGCCGTGTGCTGGTCGGCCAGGCCGCCAAAGAGCGCCTGCATACCCACCCGCACCTGACCACTTCGCTGTTCAAGCGCTACATGGGCAGTGCCACCGAAGTACGCCTGGGCGACCGCTCGTTCCGCCCCGAAGAACTCTCGGCATTGGTGCTCAAAAGCCTCAAGGAAGACATCGAGCGCACCTACGGCCATACGGTCACCGAAGCCGTGATCAGCGTGCCCGCCTACTTCAGCGACGGCCAACGCAAAGCCACGCGCATCGCCGGTGAGCTGGCCGGGCTCAACGTTGAAAAACTGATCAACGAGCCCACCGCCGCCGCCCTGGCCTACGGCCTGCACCAGCGTGACAAAGAGACATCATTCCTGGTCTTCGACCTCGGCGGCGGCACCTTTGACGTGTCGATCATCGAGCTGTTCGACGGCGTGATGGAAGTACGCGCCAGCGCCGGCGACAACTTCCTCGGTGGCGAAGACTTCGACACCCTGCTGCTGGAGCACTTCGTCGACAGCCAACGCAACGCCGCCGACTTCCCACCCACCAGCAGCGTGCTGCACGCCCTGCGCCGGGAGGCCGAGCGCGTGCGCAAAGCCCTGGGCCAGGACGACAGCGCCGAATTCGCACTGCGTGTCGACGGCCAGCAGTGGGTCAAGACCATCACCCAGCAAGAGCTGGCCAAACTCTACACGCCGCTGCTGGAGCGCCTGCGCGCGCCGATCGAACGCGCCCTGCGCGATGCGCGGATTCGCGTCGGCGACCTCGATGAAATATTGCTGGTAGGCGGCACCACGCGCATGCCGCTGGTGCGCAAACTCGCCGCGGGATTGTTCGGCCGCTTCCCTTCCATCAGCCTCGACCCGGACCAGGTGGTCGCCCACGGCGCCGCGATCCAGGCCGCGCTCAAGGCGCGTTCCGCTGCCCTGGAAGAAGTAGTGCTGACCGACGTGTGCCCCTACACCCTGGGCATCGAAACCTCAAACCAGTACGGCGGCCATATCGAAAGCGGCCACTACCTGCCGTTGATCGAACGCAACAGCAGCGTGCCGGTGAGCCGGGTCAAGAGCGTGGTCACCCTGTACGACGACCAGACCCGCGTGCTGCTCAAGATCTATCAGGGCGAAAGCCGCCTGGTCAAAGACAACATCGAACTGGGCCAACTGGACATCAGCGTGCCCAAGCGCAAGGCCGGTGAGGTCTCGCTGGACGTGCGCTTCACCTACGACAACAACGGCCTGTTGGAAGCCCAGGTGAATATCCCGCTGACCGGCGAGCAACACTCATTGGTGATCGAGAACAACCCTGGCGTGCTCAGCCCGCAGGAGATCCAGCAACGCCTGCAAGCCCTGGCGCAGTTGAAGGTTCACCCGCGCGACCAGCAGGTCAACACCGTGCTTACCGCGCGCCTTGAGCGGCTCTATCAGGAAAACCTCGGCGAACTGCGCGAGCAACTCGGCCACTGGGCGGCGCAGTTCCAGCAAGTGCTCGATACCCAGGACGAACGCCGCATCCGCGAGGCCCGCAGCGAACTGACCCGTCAACTCGAGCAGTTGGACAACGGCTTCTGGCGCTGA